A genomic region of Vitreoscilla filiformis contains the following coding sequences:
- the nuoI gene encoding NADH-quinone oxidoreductase subunit NuoI gives MSTVASLKDLFSSFLLTELWKGLALTGRHFLSPTITVQFPEEKTPLSPRFRGLHALRRYENGEERCIACKLCEAVCPAMAITIEAGERQDGTRRTTRYDIDLTKCIFCGFCEESCPVDSIVETHIFEYHGEKRGDLYFTKEMLLAVGDRYEAQIAANKEADAKYR, from the coding sequence ATGTCAACGGTTGCATCTCTCAAAGATCTGTTCTCCAGCTTCCTGCTCACCGAGCTGTGGAAGGGGCTGGCTCTGACCGGGCGACACTTCCTTTCGCCCACCATCACGGTGCAGTTTCCGGAGGAAAAGACGCCGCTGTCGCCGCGCTTCCGGGGTTTGCACGCTTTGCGTCGTTATGAAAATGGCGAAGAGCGGTGCATCGCTTGTAAGCTGTGCGAAGCCGTTTGCCCTGCGATGGCCATCACCATCGAAGCCGGTGAGCGCCAAGACGGTACACGCCGCACGACGCGCTACGACATCGACCTGACCAAGTGCATCTTCTGCGGCTTCTGCGAAGAAAGCTGCCCGGTGGACTCTATCGTCGAAACGCACATCTTCGAATACCACGGGGAAAAACGGGGTGACCTGTATTTCACCAAGGAGATGCTGCTCGCCGTGGGCGACCGCTACGAAGCCCAGATCGCAGCCAACAAGGAGGCCGACGCCAAGTACCGCTGA
- a CDS encoding NADH-quinone oxidoreductase subunit J has translation MNTTSVLFYLFSAVLLLASFKVITARSTVHAALFLVLAFFNASCVWMLLKAEFLAITLVLVYVGAVMVLFLFVVMMLDINTDSMRQGFWSHFPMAGFIGALIALEMYLVLKGGFQVSDAPALSEQAVKFGNTRMLGIEIYTQYLYPVQIAAVLLLVAMVSAIALTLRKRKDSRYQDPGEQVRAKAADRVRLVKMDASVDEPATSDTAQGGKA, from the coding sequence ATGAACACCACCTCCGTTTTGTTCTACCTTTTCTCTGCCGTCTTGCTGTTGGCCTCGTTCAAGGTCATCACGGCGCGCAGCACAGTGCATGCCGCACTGTTCTTGGTGCTAGCCTTCTTCAACGCTTCATGCGTGTGGATGCTGCTCAAAGCCGAGTTCCTTGCCATCACCTTGGTGTTGGTTTACGTGGGCGCTGTCATGGTGCTCTTCTTGTTCGTGGTGATGATGCTGGACATCAACACCGACAGCATGCGTCAGGGTTTTTGGTCACATTTCCCGATGGCTGGGTTCATCGGGGCGTTGATCGCCCTGGAGATGTACTTGGTACTCAAGGGTGGTTTCCAAGTGTCGGATGCGCCAGCGCTGAGTGAGCAAGCGGTGAAATTCGGCAATACCCGCATGTTGGGCATTGAGATTTACACCCAGTACCTCTACCCGGTGCAAATCGCGGCCGTGTTGTTGTTGGTGGCCATGGTCTCTGCCATTGCCCTGACGCTGCGCAAGCGCAAGGACAGCCGGTATCAAGATCCGGGCGAGCAAGTGCGGGCCAAAGCGGCTGATCGCGTGCGTCTGGTGAAGATGGACGCTTCGGTGGATGAGCCTGCCACTTCGGACACCGCACAAGGAGGCAAAGCATGA
- the nuoK gene encoding NADH-quinone oxidoreductase subunit NuoK translates to MSAGISLYHYLTLGGFLFALSVVGIFMNRRNLIVLLMAIELMLLAVNMNFVAFSHYLGDMAGQVFVFFILTVAAAESAIGLAILVVLFRNRATIAVDELDTLKG, encoded by the coding sequence ATGAGCGCCGGCATTTCGCTGTACCACTACCTGACGCTGGGCGGCTTTTTGTTTGCCCTGTCGGTGGTCGGGATCTTCATGAACCGCCGTAACCTGATCGTGTTGCTCATGGCCATCGAATTGATGCTGTTGGCTGTGAACATGAACTTTGTGGCCTTCTCCCACTACCTGGGAGATATGGCTGGTCAGGTGTTCGTGTTTTTCATCCTGACGGTTGCGGCGGCTGAGTCCGCCATTGGTCTGGCCATCTTGGTCGTGTTGTTCCGGAATCGGGCCACGATCGCGGTGGACGAACTTGACACCCTGAAGGGCTGA
- the nuoL gene encoding NADH-quinone oxidoreductase subunit L, with protein MSAQLSQNLLLTVPLAPLVGSIVAGLFGKSVGRRGAHVITILGVLIAFICSAIVFQAVAFEGARYNATVYEWMTLGPLKMEVGFLIDGLTAMMMCVVTFVSLMVHIYTIGYMEEDAGYQRFFSYISLFTFSMLMLVMSNNFLQLFFGWEAVGLVSYLLIGFWFKKPTATFANMKAFLVNRVGDFGFILGIGLVLAYTGSLNYAEVFAKSGELVKLTFPGTDWALLSVACICLFIGAMGKSAQFPLHVWLPDSMEGPTPISALIHAATMVTAGIFMVSRMSPLFELSDTALNFILVIGSITALFMGFLGIIQNDIKRVVAYSTLSQLGYMTVALGVSAYNVAVFHLMTHAFFKALLFLGAGSVIIGMHHDQDIRNMGGLRKYMPITWITSLLGSLALIGTPFFSGFYSKDSIIEAVHASHLPAAGFAYFAVVAGVFVTAFYSFRMYFLVFHGKEHFHHKPFPGEHDHHDDDHGHAHTPHESPWVVTLPLVLLAIPSVIIGFMTIEPMLFGEFLKDAITVNAEAHPAMSVMAEHFHGAAAMALHGVQTLPFWLAVSGVAVSYFFYMVKPEIPAAIGRALSPLVRVMENKYYMDWINEHILAAGARALGMGLWKAGDVAIIDGALVNGSAKTVGVFAGAVRLIQTGYLSWYALVMALGIFGLMTWQLWPYLTGLMGH; from the coding sequence ATGTCTGCACAACTTTCTCAGAACCTGCTGCTGACGGTGCCCCTGGCGCCGCTGGTCGGCTCCATCGTCGCCGGCCTGTTCGGCAAGTCGGTGGGCCGCCGTGGCGCCCACGTCATCACCATTTTGGGCGTGCTCATCGCCTTCATCTGTTCGGCCATCGTGTTCCAGGCCGTGGCGTTTGAAGGTGCACGCTACAACGCCACCGTCTACGAGTGGATGACCCTTGGCCCGTTGAAAATGGAAGTCGGTTTCCTGATCGACGGTCTGACGGCCATGATGATGTGCGTGGTGACTTTTGTGTCGCTGATGGTGCATATCTACACCATTGGCTACATGGAAGAGGATGCCGGCTACCAGCGCTTCTTCTCTTACATCTCGCTGTTCACCTTCTCGATGCTCATGCTGGTCATGAGCAACAACTTCCTGCAACTGTTCTTCGGTTGGGAAGCGGTGGGCTTGGTGTCCTACCTGCTGATTGGTTTCTGGTTCAAAAAGCCTACGGCCACCTTTGCCAACATGAAGGCCTTTTTGGTCAACCGTGTGGGTGACTTCGGCTTCATCCTGGGCATTGGTTTGGTGCTGGCCTATACCGGCTCGCTCAACTACGCCGAGGTATTTGCCAAGAGTGGCGAGTTGGTCAAGCTGACCTTCCCTGGAACCGATTGGGCGTTGTTGAGTGTGGCTTGCATCTGTTTGTTCATCGGTGCGATGGGCAAGTCCGCACAATTCCCGCTGCACGTCTGGCTGCCTGACTCGATGGAAGGCCCGACCCCGATTTCGGCCTTGATCCACGCGGCCACCATGGTGACGGCTGGTATCTTCATGGTCAGTCGGATGTCGCCGTTGTTTGAGCTGAGTGATACCGCGCTCAACTTCATCTTGGTGATTGGTTCCATCACGGCGCTGTTCATGGGTTTCCTGGGCATCATCCAGAACGACATCAAGCGTGTGGTGGCCTACTCCACGCTGTCGCAGCTCGGTTACATGACGGTGGCGCTGGGCGTGTCCGCCTACAACGTGGCCGTGTTCCACCTGATGACGCACGCGTTTTTCAAGGCACTGCTGTTCTTGGGTGCGGGCTCGGTGATCATTGGCATGCACCACGACCAAGACATCCGCAACATGGGCGGTTTGCGCAAGTACATGCCCATCACGTGGATCACTTCCCTGCTGGGTTCTCTGGCACTGATTGGTACACCGTTCTTCTCGGGGTTCTACTCGAAAGACTCGATCATTGAGGCTGTTCACGCCAGCCATCTGCCCGCTGCGGGATTCGCCTACTTTGCGGTGGTTGCCGGTGTCTTTGTGACTGCGTTTTACTCGTTCCGGATGTACTTCTTGGTGTTCCACGGTAAGGAGCATTTCCACCACAAGCCCTTCCCGGGCGAGCATGACCATCACGATGATGATCACGGCCATGCTCACACCCCGCACGAATCGCCTTGGGTGGTAACGCTGCCGCTGGTTCTGTTGGCCATCCCGTCGGTGATCATTGGTTTCATGACGATTGAACCCATGCTGTTCGGCGAGTTTTTGAAGGATGCGATCACGGTCAATGCGGAAGCACATCCAGCCATGAGCGTGATGGCGGAACACTTCCACGGTGCTGCTGCCATGGCTCTGCATGGTGTGCAGACCCTGCCGTTCTGGTTGGCAGTGTCCGGCGTGGCTGTGTCGTATTTCTTCTACATGGTCAAGCCGGAAATTCCGGCGGCCATTGGCCGGGCGCTGTCTCCGCTGGTGCGCGTCATGGAAAACAAGTACTACATGGACTGGATCAACGAACACATCTTGGCGGCGGGTGCCCGTGCGCTGGGGATGGGTTTGTGGAAGGCGGGTGACGTGGCCATCATTGACGGAGCCTTGGTAAATGGTTCCGCCAAGACGGTGGGCGTTTTTGCCGGTGCGGTGCGTCTGATCCAGACTGGCTACCTTTCGTGGTATGCCTTGGTGATGGCACTGGGCATCTTTGGTCTGATGACCTGGCAGCTGTGGCCCTATCTGACTGGCCTCATGGGCCACTGA
- a CDS encoding NADH-quinone oxidoreductase subunit M: MGLLSVAIWLPIAFGAVLLAIGRSENAGASRWIALVGAIAGFLVTLPLITGFDTTTAALQFQENLPWIERFNVRYHLGVDGISMWFVPLTAFISVIVVIAAWEVITERPHQYLGAFLILSGLMIGVFAAVDGLLFYVFFEATLIPMYIIIGIWGGPRRVYAAFKFFLYTLLGSLLMLIALIYLYYKSGGSFDIQTWHKLPLPMNAQTLLFFAFFAAFSVKVPMWPVHTWLPDAHVEAPTGGSVVLAAIMLKLGAYGFLRFSMPIAPDAAHEYAWFIIALSLIAVIYIGLVAMVQKDMKKLVAYSSIAHMGFVTLGFFIFNELGVSGGLVQMISHGFVSGAMFLSIGVLYDRVHSREIATYGGVVNTMPKFAAFALLFAMANCGLPGTAGFIGEWMVILGAVQYNFWIGALAATALIFGAAYTLWMYKRVYFGDVTNDEVRELTDLNAREFLMMAVLAVAVLWMGLYPKPFTDVMHVSVTELLKHVAVSKIN; encoded by the coding sequence ATGGGTCTTTTGAGTGTTGCCATCTGGCTGCCGATTGCATTCGGCGCCGTATTGCTGGCGATTGGTCGGAGCGAGAACGCGGGGGCTTCCCGCTGGATCGCTCTGGTCGGTGCAATCGCCGGTTTTCTCGTCACGCTGCCGTTGATCACTGGTTTTGACACCACCACGGCTGCACTTCAGTTCCAGGAGAACCTGCCTTGGATTGAGCGGTTCAATGTGCGCTACCACCTTGGTGTCGATGGCATCTCCATGTGGTTTGTGCCGCTGACCGCGTTCATCAGCGTGATCGTGGTGATTGCTGCTTGGGAAGTCATCACCGAACGTCCCCACCAGTACCTTGGGGCCTTCCTGATCCTGTCGGGGCTGATGATTGGCGTGTTCGCTGCGGTGGACGGTCTGCTGTTCTACGTGTTCTTCGAGGCCACGCTGATTCCGATGTACATCATCATCGGCATCTGGGGCGGCCCGCGCCGTGTTTACGCAGCGTTCAAGTTCTTCCTGTATACCTTGCTGGGTTCGTTGCTGATGCTCATTGCATTGATCTACCTGTACTACAAGTCAGGTGGCAGCTTTGACATCCAAACTTGGCACAAACTGCCGCTGCCGATGAACGCGCAGACGCTGCTGTTCTTCGCCTTCTTCGCAGCTTTCTCGGTGAAGGTGCCGATGTGGCCTGTGCATACCTGGCTGCCGGACGCGCACGTTGAGGCGCCCACCGGTGGCTCTGTGGTGCTGGCCGCGATCATGCTGAAGTTGGGTGCCTACGGGTTCTTGCGCTTCTCCATGCCGATCGCTCCGGATGCTGCGCACGAATATGCTTGGTTCATCATCGCCCTGAGCCTGATCGCTGTGATCTACATCGGTTTGGTGGCCATGGTTCAGAAGGATATGAAAAAGCTGGTGGCCTATTCGTCCATCGCCCACATGGGTTTTGTCACCCTGGGGTTCTTCATATTCAATGAGTTGGGCGTCTCAGGTGGCCTGGTGCAGATGATCTCGCACGGTTTCGTGTCGGGCGCCATGTTCTTGTCCATCGGTGTTCTGTATGACCGTGTGCATTCACGTGAAATCGCCACGTACGGCGGTGTGGTCAACACCATGCCCAAGTTCGCAGCGTTTGCGCTGCTGTTCGCGATGGCCAACTGCGGCCTGCCGGGAACCGCAGGTTTCATCGGTGAGTGGATGGTGATCCTCGGTGCTGTGCAGTACAACTTCTGGATCGGGGCTTTGGCTGCAACGGCCCTGATCTTCGGTGCGGCCTACACCCTGTGGATGTACAAACGCGTCTACTTTGGTGACGTGACCAATGACGAAGTGCGCGAACTCACCGATCTGAACGCCCGCGAGTTCCTGATGATGGCCGTGCTGGCGGTGGCGGTGCTGTGGATGGGTCTGTATCCCAAGCCCTTCACTGACGTGATGCATGTGTCCGTGACCGAGCTGCTCAAGCACGTGGCAGTGTCCAAGATTAACTGA
- the nuoN gene encoding NADH-quinone oxidoreductase subunit NuoN: MNWLVVYPEAFLLLATCVIALVDLAVTDPKRCLTFWLSQATLGVVALMHGLALQTGLAAQGAAASVYAMQGLVVSDPMGHMLAMCAALAMMLTLAYARPYIGERELLKGEFFILSLFVLLGISVMISANNFLVIYTGLEVMSLSLYALVALRRDHAVATEAAMKYFVLGALASGFLLYGMSMLYGATKSLDIPDVFNAIQTGQINKMVLVFGVVFVVAGLAFKLGVVPFHMWVPDVYQGSPTAVTLLIAGAPKLAAFAITIRLLVEGLSGLATDWQQMLILLALASMVVGNLAAIAQTNFKRMLAYSAIAQLGFMLLGFTPTVIGANTLSAANGYSSAMFYVVTYVLTTLGTFGLLMLLSRQGFESDELADLAGLAKRSPWMAGAMTVFMFSLAGVPPMVGFYAKFAILQALVTTNDAAYITLAVVAVMLSLIGAFYYLRVVKVMYFDEPTQEGAQTSSYGGVAALVAVNGAAALLLGVLPDGLMALCRDVVVAALAG; encoded by the coding sequence ATGAATTGGCTCGTTGTCTACCCTGAAGCGTTTCTGCTGTTGGCCACCTGTGTGATCGCCTTGGTCGATCTCGCAGTGACCGATCCCAAGCGCTGTCTGACATTTTGGCTGTCGCAGGCGACTCTGGGTGTTGTCGCCCTGATGCATGGTTTGGCGCTCCAGACGGGTTTGGCCGCTCAAGGCGCTGCCGCGTCGGTGTACGCCATGCAAGGCTTGGTGGTGTCCGACCCCATGGGGCACATGCTGGCCATGTGTGCTGCCCTGGCGATGATGTTGACCTTGGCCTATGCCCGTCCCTACATCGGTGAGCGTGAACTGCTCAAGGGTGAGTTCTTCATCCTGTCGCTGTTCGTGCTGCTGGGCATCTCGGTGATGATTTCGGCCAACAACTTCTTGGTCATCTACACCGGGCTGGAAGTGATGAGCCTGTCGCTGTACGCCCTGGTGGCCCTGCGCCGTGACCACGCTGTGGCCACGGAGGCTGCCATGAAGTACTTCGTGCTGGGTGCGCTGGCCAGTGGTTTCCTGCTGTATGGCATGTCCATGCTGTACGGTGCCACCAAGTCGCTGGACATTCCCGATGTTTTCAACGCCATCCAAACCGGCCAAATCAACAAGATGGTGCTGGTTTTCGGTGTGGTGTTTGTGGTGGCAGGTTTGGCCTTCAAGCTGGGTGTGGTGCCTTTCCACATGTGGGTGCCCGATGTCTACCAGGGTTCGCCCACGGCTGTCACGCTGCTGATCGCAGGTGCGCCGAAGCTGGCGGCTTTTGCCATCACCATCCGCCTGCTCGTTGAAGGCTTGAGCGGTTTGGCCACGGATTGGCAACAGATGTTGATCTTGTTGGCCTTGGCCTCGATGGTGGTTGGTAACTTGGCTGCCATCGCCCAGACCAATTTCAAGCGCATGCTGGCGTACTCGGCCATCGCTCAGTTGGGTTTCATGCTGCTGGGTTTCACCCCGACGGTCATCGGCGCCAACACGTTGTCGGCAGCCAATGGCTATAGCTCGGCCATGTTCTACGTCGTGACCTATGTGCTGACCACGCTGGGCACGTTCGGGCTGCTCATGTTGCTGTCGCGTCAGGGCTTTGAGAGCGATGAACTGGCTGATTTGGCGGGTTTGGCCAAGCGCAGCCCCTGGATGGCCGGTGCCATGACAGTGTTCATGTTCTCGCTGGCGGGTGTGCCGCCGATGGTGGGCTTCTATGCCAAGTTCGCCATCCTGCAAGCTCTGGTGACGACCAACGACGCTGCCTACATCACCTTGGCTGTGGTGGCTGTGATGTTGTCTTTGATCGGTGCGTTCTATTACTTGCGGGTGGTGAAAGTCATGTACTTTGATGAGCCGACGCAAGAGGGTGCGCAAACCTCCAGCTACGGCGGTGTGGCTGCTTTGGTGGCCGTCAATGGTGCTGCGGCGCTGCTGTTGGGTGTGCTGCCAGATGGCCTGATGGCGCTGTGCCGGGATGTGGTCGTCGCCGCATTGGCTGGCTGA
- a CDS encoding DUF2818 family protein, with amino-acid sequence MMMTQTSAVWGVLVLAILAANLPFLTERVLVVGPRRAPKSMAWRLLELLLLGVGVLGAGSMLESALGQRAPQEWQFFAAFGCLFLTLGFPGFVWRYLRRAGVHG; translated from the coding sequence ATGATGATGACCCAAACCTCGGCGGTCTGGGGGGTACTGGTGCTGGCCATTCTGGCCGCCAACCTGCCGTTTTTGACAGAACGCGTGTTGGTGGTCGGCCCGCGCCGTGCGCCCAAGTCAATGGCTTGGCGTTTGCTGGAGCTGTTGTTGTTGGGCGTTGGGGTTTTGGGGGCGGGCAGTATGCTGGAAAGCGCACTCGGTCAGCGCGCTCCCCAAGAGTGGCAGTTTTTCGCTGCTTTCGGTTGCTTGTTCCTGACCCTCGGTTTCCCTGGTTTCGTGTGGCGCTACCTGCGCCGTGCGGGTGTGCATGGCTGA
- a CDS encoding NUDIX domain-containing protein, which produces MADDDFAIRTQEDGLVERCVLSEAVFHGVFLNVRRDVVNLPDGGGTAAREYIVHPGAVMVVPVLDDGRVVMERQYRYPIQQVLLEFPAGKLDPGESPRQCAERELREETGYRATHWARAGLMHNAPAYATEIIEVWFAKGLTLGERCLDEGEFLEVGAVSVETLEALVLSGRLTDAKSMVGLLWLHQWHRGAWQPDWQF; this is translated from the coding sequence ATGGCTGACGACGATTTTGCAATTCGCACCCAAGAAGACGGCCTCGTTGAGCGTTGTGTGCTCAGTGAGGCCGTATTTCATGGGGTGTTCCTCAACGTTCGCCGTGATGTGGTGAATCTTCCGGATGGGGGCGGCACCGCAGCACGCGAGTACATCGTGCATCCTGGGGCCGTCATGGTGGTGCCGGTGCTTGACGACGGTCGAGTCGTGATGGAGCGCCAGTATCGTTACCCGATTCAACAAGTTTTGCTTGAATTTCCTGCGGGCAAGCTGGATCCAGGCGAGTCACCCCGCCAATGCGCTGAGCGAGAGTTGCGGGAAGAGACCGGCTACCGTGCCACCCATTGGGCTCGGGCAGGATTGATGCACAACGCACCCGCCTACGCCACAGAAATCATCGAAGTGTGGTTCGCCAAGGGCTTGACTTTGGGGGAACGTTGCTTGGATGAGGGGGAGTTTTTGGAGGTGGGTGCCGTGTCCGTGGAAACCTTGGAGGCGTTGGTGCTGTCCGGACGTCTGACGGATGCCAAGTCCATGGTCGGTTTGCTGTGGTTGCATCAATGGCATCGGGGGGCGTGGCAGCCCGATTGGCAGTTCTGA
- a CDS encoding DUF1178 family protein, whose product MKVLDLVCAQGHTFEGWFGSEQDYANQQDRGLLTCPVCAEARVTRRPSAPRLNLSTSRREAEVVAAPTAESAAPSPVTPPNPAQVLQRALVQAVQNVLRSTEDVGERFVEEARRIHYGETQARNIRGQATPEQRAELQDEGIEVLTLPVLLEEPSGPVH is encoded by the coding sequence ATGAAGGTGTTGGATCTCGTCTGTGCTCAGGGGCACACCTTCGAGGGCTGGTTCGGCTCCGAGCAGGACTATGCGAACCAGCAAGACCGGGGGCTGTTGACCTGCCCGGTGTGTGCCGAGGCTCGTGTGACGCGGCGGCCCAGTGCGCCTCGTTTGAATTTGTCCACCTCACGGCGTGAGGCCGAGGTGGTCGCTGCGCCGACCGCTGAGTCGGCGGCCCCTTCACCTGTAACGCCGCCCAATCCGGCGCAGGTGTTGCAAAGGGCGCTGGTTCAGGCTGTGCAAAATGTGCTGCGCAGCACCGAAGATGTCGGGGAGCGTTTCGTTGAGGAAGCGCGACGCATCCATTACGGCGAAACGCAAGCTCGCAACATCCGAGGCCAGGCGACGCCGGAGCAACGGGCTGAGTTGCAAGATGAGGGCATTGAAGTGCTAACCCTGCCTGTGCTCTTGGAAGAGCCTAGCGGGCCGGTTCACTGA
- a CDS encoding FAD-binding oxidoreductase, translated as MNDDALADRLRACVGAPHVTPGGHTPAHEHDARGRYRGRARFIVKPGSTQEVAAVVRCCHEAHVPLVPQGGNTGLVGAGVPDNSGQHVLLSLVRLNRIRHIDAPNLSLTAEAGCTLQAVQQAAQTHGLLFPLSLASEGSCTLGGNLATNAGGTQVLRYGNARELCLGLEVVTAQGDIWHGLSALRKDNTGYALRDVFIGSEGTLGVITAATVRLFPAPASVFTGWVTLPNLEAVLPLLALARQRWDAGLTAFELINGTALTLVQQHLPHVAQPLPATAWQVLWELSSPQAEADLRPTVETFLADALAAGWITNAALAHTHTQAAGMWQLREAISPAQRAQGLNIKHDVSLPTSAIPTFIQHMQEELAARIPGVMLVTFGHVGDGNLHYNVQAPAGDDPAGFLARWEGEVTARVHDRVMVLGGSFSAEHGIGALKRDELARRKAPVALAMMRAIKQALDPAGLMNPERLL; from the coding sequence ATGAACGACGACGCGCTGGCCGATCGGCTGCGAGCCTGTGTCGGCGCCCCTCATGTGACCCCAGGCGGCCACACGCCCGCCCACGAGCACGATGCACGAGGGCGCTATCGCGGACGGGCTCGTTTCATCGTCAAACCGGGCTCGACGCAAGAGGTGGCCGCCGTCGTCCGTTGCTGCCATGAGGCCCACGTGCCCCTGGTGCCACAAGGCGGCAACACCGGACTGGTGGGCGCCGGCGTGCCCGATAACAGCGGCCAGCACGTTCTGCTGAGCCTGGTGCGTTTGAACCGCATTCGCCACATCGACGCGCCCAATCTCAGCCTCACCGCCGAAGCAGGCTGTACGCTCCAAGCGGTGCAGCAGGCCGCACAAACCCACGGGTTGTTGTTCCCGCTGAGTTTGGCTTCTGAAGGCAGTTGCACCCTGGGTGGCAACCTCGCCACCAACGCCGGTGGCACGCAGGTGCTGCGCTACGGCAATGCCCGCGAGCTGTGTTTGGGGCTGGAAGTGGTCACGGCTCAGGGGGACATCTGGCACGGGTTAAGCGCTCTGCGCAAGGACAACACCGGTTACGCCCTGCGCGATGTATTCATTGGCAGCGAGGGCACGCTCGGTGTCATCACTGCCGCGACCGTGCGTTTGTTTCCTGCACCGGCCAGCGTGTTCACGGGCTGGGTGACGTTGCCGAATTTGGAAGCCGTCCTGCCCTTGCTGGCCTTGGCACGCCAGCGCTGGGACGCTGGTTTGACGGCATTTGAGCTGATCAATGGCACAGCCCTGACGCTGGTACAGCAACACCTGCCCCATGTGGCACAGCCCCTTCCTGCAACGGCTTGGCAAGTGTTGTGGGAGCTGTCCTCTCCCCAAGCGGAGGCCGATCTGCGCCCCACTGTGGAAACCTTCTTGGCGGACGCCCTGGCCGCCGGCTGGATCACCAATGCAGCGTTGGCCCACACACACACCCAAGCGGCTGGCATGTGGCAATTGCGAGAGGCCATTTCACCGGCACAACGCGCCCAGGGCCTGAACATCAAACACGACGTGTCGCTGCCCACCTCGGCCATTCCGACATTCATCCAGCACATGCAAGAGGAACTCGCCGCACGCATTCCGGGGGTGATGCTGGTCACCTTTGGTCATGTGGGTGACGGCAACCTGCACTACAACGTTCAAGCCCCAGCCGGGGACGATCCAGCGGGTTTTTTGGCCCGCTGGGAGGGCGAAGTCACCGCCCGCGTGCATGATCGGGTGATGGTGCTGGGCGGGAGTTTTTCCGCTGAACACGGCATCGGTGCCCTCAAACGCGACGAATTGGCGCGACGCAAAGCCCCGGTGGCGCTGGCGATGATGCGGGCCATCAAGCAGGCCCTGGATCCTGCCGGACTGATGAACCCCGAGCGGTTGCTCTAG
- a CDS encoding DUF2069 domain-containing protein has product MSEITPNLTPAQVAAHPLVAGSRALAVGSLLGLIVLGLLWELWLAPTGRGTLALKVLPLVVPLAGLLRHRLYTYRWVSLLVWLYCAEGLVRGFSAQPIEAVLAWIEVGLCLCLFTACALQVRVRLRLAKQAATP; this is encoded by the coding sequence ATGTCTGAAATCACCCCGAACCTGACGCCTGCGCAAGTCGCGGCGCATCCGTTGGTCGCGGGCTCGCGTGCGCTGGCCGTGGGCAGTTTGCTCGGCCTCATTGTGCTGGGACTCCTGTGGGAGCTGTGGCTCGCCCCGACGGGTCGAGGCACGCTGGCACTCAAAGTGCTGCCGCTGGTGGTGCCCCTGGCAGGGCTGCTGCGGCACCGGCTCTACACCTACCGCTGGGTCAGCCTCCTGGTGTGGCTGTACTGTGCGGAGGGCTTGGTGCGCGGCTTCAGCGCCCAACCCATCGAAGCTGTGCTGGCTTGGATCGAGGTGGGCCTGTGCCTGTGCCTGTTCACCGCCTGTGCGCTGCAAGTGCGGGTGCGGTTGCGTTTGGCCAAACAAGCCGCCACCCCATGA